From Paenibacillus polymyxa, the proteins below share one genomic window:
- a CDS encoding GntR family transcriptional regulator has protein sequence MAPKYIQVKQEILSWIHSSKLEPQSQLPSEHEMSEQFAVSRQTVRQALGELVQEGWLFRIQGKGTFVATRDLKQPEDPRTIGVVTTYISDYIFPSIVQGIESKLSRQGYKLLLSSTGNDPEQERQCLKMLLSQPLSGIIIEPTKSGERNPNLNYYLTVENRQIPYLMINARYEEMDAPCLRLDDEKGGFLAAEHLIKLGHRRLAGFFKTDDMQGILRMKGFVAAHRKYGVTLHPNAVTTYRTEEKNELPLQRASQLLAMETGERPTGWVTYNDELAVRLLDIVRSAGLSIPQDLSLVGFDDSFLATATEVKLTTIRHPKEELGLRAADTMLSMIEEKGYCEEERQWIIPPELIVRESTGPA, from the coding sequence ATGGCGCCCAAATATATACAGGTTAAACAGGAAATTTTATCATGGATTCATTCATCCAAACTGGAGCCGCAAAGCCAGCTTCCTTCTGAACATGAAATGTCTGAACAATTTGCAGTTAGTCGGCAAACGGTGCGTCAGGCGCTGGGTGAACTGGTACAGGAAGGTTGGCTGTTTCGCATACAGGGTAAGGGAACCTTTGTCGCAACACGGGATCTGAAGCAGCCCGAAGATCCACGGACGATTGGAGTTGTGACAACTTATATATCGGATTATATTTTTCCATCCATTGTACAGGGAATTGAGTCCAAGCTAAGCCGCCAAGGCTACAAACTGCTATTATCAAGTACAGGCAATGATCCTGAGCAAGAGCGTCAATGCCTGAAAATGCTGCTGAGTCAACCACTGAGCGGAATTATTATTGAGCCGACCAAAAGCGGGGAACGTAATCCCAATTTGAACTATTATTTAACCGTGGAGAATCGCCAAATCCCTTATTTAATGATCAATGCGCGTTATGAGGAGATGGATGCACCTTGTTTGCGTTTGGACGATGAAAAGGGTGGTTTTTTGGCGGCAGAGCATTTGATCAAGCTGGGGCACCGGCGATTGGCCGGATTTTTCAAAACCGATGATATGCAAGGAATTCTGCGGATGAAGGGATTTGTAGCCGCTCACCGTAAATATGGAGTGACGTTACATCCAAACGCAGTAACGACGTACCGGACTGAAGAAAAAAATGAGCTTCCGTTACAACGCGCATCACAGCTGTTGGCGATGGAGACAGGGGAACGTCCGACCGGATGGGTGACCTATAATGATGAATTGGCGGTGCGGCTGCTGGATATTGTACGTTCGGCGGGCCTCAGTATTCCCCAGGATCTGTCACTGGTTGGGTTTGATGATTCATTTTTGGCGACAGCCACGGAAGTCAAACTTACAACCATTCGGCACCCCAAGGAAGAATTGGGGTTACGTGCCGCCGATACCATGCTATCGATGATTGAAGAAAAGGGGTATTGTGAAGAAGAGCGTCAGTGGATTATACCTCCAGAGTTAATTGTACGCGAATCCACGGGGCCAGCTTAG
- a CDS encoding helix-turn-helix domain-containing protein, producing MPKQQDKHSIQAWSLINRKYLGKGVRVKRFRKPTRCQVRNRVLLAVLMANDIKLSQLAEELSISSRSVSAWVYEGRIPGNTNLEKTCNTLGYPHHILFNEEVVRRSPLICQPSPSRFMKRTVTRSPVKNRILAGLCMVHDISVTDVSHWIGVHPGTFRKWLHQGTVPSQTFQDQAEQFFRIPKSILFADAMLKK from the coding sequence ATGCCTAAACAACAAGACAAACATTCCATTCAGGCGTGGTCTCTGATCAATCGCAAATATTTGGGAAAAGGCGTGCGTGTCAAACGTTTTCGCAAACCAACACGCTGTCAAGTACGCAATCGCGTTCTGCTTGCCGTTTTGATGGCTAATGACATTAAACTGTCCCAACTTGCCGAGGAGCTTTCCATCTCCTCTCGCAGCGTCAGCGCGTGGGTATATGAAGGCCGTATTCCCGGCAACACTAATCTGGAAAAGACGTGTAACACACTTGGTTATCCACACCATATTCTATTTAATGAAGAGGTTGTCCGGCGTTCACCGCTTATTTGTCAACCATCGCCGTCCCGTTTTATGAAACGGACTGTAACTCGTTCTCCGGTTAAAAACCGGATTTTGGCGGGTTTGTGCATGGTACATGATATTTCGGTGACCGATGTCAGTCATTGGATTGGCGTTCACCCGGGTACATTTCGGAAATGGTTGCATCAGGGTACCGTTCCTTCACAAACCTTCCAGGATCAGGCGGAACAGTTTTTCCGTATTCCAAAATCCATTTTGTTTGCTGATGCCATGCTGAAAAAGTAA
- a CDS encoding sn-glycerol-1-phosphate dehydrogenase, with the protein MNMNEQIKLWNEEAQASNADHPHRKVELFIEVRDGALESIASYLNQQNYQHVTLVEDEHTSAAAGKKVAELIREAGLTVDVVRLPPNAVGDVIADETYIMKVLLGVADQSQAVLAVGSGTIHDLVRFVCYKMNRPFLSVPTAASVDGFTSAGAPLIVDGSKQTFQAVPPEAIFADLSVLASAPQVMTAAGFGDMLGKFTSLADWHVSRDLGNEPYSPVANRITEEALRACVEHVDEIAAGSKAGVEVLMNALIASGISMLMIDHSRPASGGEHHISHRIEMDFIAEGRKQVLHGAKVGVASALLSDMYRELAANQDVEAFKVYRTLPTSEQMRAWLAQVGGPSTIAELGVTQEQLARALRTAHTLRDRYTGLKYMNEHQLLRS; encoded by the coding sequence ATGAATATGAATGAGCAGATCAAGCTGTGGAACGAAGAGGCGCAGGCTAGTAACGCTGATCATCCTCACCGAAAGGTTGAATTGTTTATCGAGGTACGGGATGGAGCACTTGAATCCATTGCTTCTTATTTGAATCAACAGAATTATCAGCATGTTACTCTAGTAGAGGATGAGCATACTTCAGCGGCAGCAGGGAAAAAAGTAGCTGAATTAATCCGTGAAGCAGGTTTGACAGTTGATGTAGTTCGGCTGCCTCCGAATGCGGTAGGGGATGTTATTGCTGATGAAACTTATATCATGAAGGTTCTGCTAGGTGTGGCGGATCAAAGTCAGGCTGTGCTTGCTGTAGGGTCAGGTACGATTCATGATCTGGTTCGCTTTGTGTGCTATAAAATGAATCGTCCGTTCTTGTCAGTCCCAACGGCTGCATCTGTAGATGGTTTTACCTCAGCTGGGGCCCCATTAATTGTGGATGGCAGCAAGCAGACGTTCCAAGCCGTTCCGCCGGAGGCGATCTTCGCTGACTTGTCCGTACTGGCAAGTGCCCCTCAAGTGATGACTGCCGCGGGTTTTGGCGATATGCTCGGTAAGTTTACCTCATTAGCGGACTGGCATGTGTCCAGAGATTTGGGAAACGAGCCGTATTCACCTGTAGCTAATCGAATTACCGAGGAGGCTTTACGTGCTTGTGTAGAGCATGTCGATGAGATCGCGGCAGGCAGTAAGGCAGGAGTTGAGGTGTTGATGAATGCGCTGATTGCATCCGGTATTTCGATGTTGATGATTGATCATTCCCGTCCTGCCTCAGGGGGAGAGCATCATATTTCTCACCGAATTGAAATGGATTTTATTGCAGAGGGGCGCAAGCAAGTTTTGCATGGTGCCAAGGTGGGCGTTGCCTCCGCTTTGCTGTCTGACATGTATAGGGAATTGGCTGCCAATCAGGATGTGGAGGCTTTTAAAGTATATCGGACTCTGCCTACATCGGAACAGATGCGTGCATGGCTAGCTCAGGTGGGAGGTCCGTCTACCATTGCCGAGCTGGGGGTTACACAGGAACAACTTGCTCGTGCTTTGCGCACGGCACATACTTTGCGTGATCGCTATACCGGACTCAAGTATATGAATGAACATCAGTTGCTTCGTTCATAA
- the fabV gene encoding enoyl-ACP reductase FabV — MIIKPKIRGFICTTAHPAGCAAHVNRQIDYIKDSTGLQGAKKVLVIGASTGYGLASRIAASFGMGADTVGVSFERPASEGRTASAGWYNTVAFERAARAAGYIAESINGDAFSHEIKQETLKLVKEKLGKVDLIVYSVASPRRTHPDTGETFNSVLKPIGQPFTNKTVNTNTGVVSEITLEPATQEEIDNTITVMGGEDWSLWLKALEEADLLAEGVTTLAYSYIGPEITEAIYRKGTIGQAKNDLEATAHTLTKQLEPYHGKAYVSVNKALVTQSSSAIPVVPLYISLLFKVMKEKGLHEGCIEQAQRLFETLYNGSTVETDEEGRIRLDNWEMREDVQQAVKAAWSEITTENVSELGDLEQYRLDFLQLFGFGFDEIDYELDVDPKV, encoded by the coding sequence ATGATTATTAAACCGAAAATTCGTGGTTTCATATGTACGACTGCGCATCCTGCAGGATGTGCGGCTCACGTTAATCGTCAAATCGACTACATCAAAGACAGCACGGGATTACAAGGAGCTAAAAAGGTACTTGTGATCGGAGCATCCACAGGTTATGGACTGGCTTCCCGCATTGCTGCGAGCTTCGGTATGGGAGCTGACACCGTAGGAGTATCCTTTGAACGTCCTGCTTCAGAGGGGCGCACGGCTTCGGCAGGCTGGTACAATACAGTGGCCTTTGAAAGAGCAGCCAGAGCGGCTGGCTACATAGCGGAGAGCATTAATGGAGATGCTTTTTCCCATGAAATTAAGCAGGAGACGTTGAAGCTGGTCAAAGAAAAGCTGGGCAAGGTAGACCTGATTGTATATAGTGTCGCCTCACCGCGACGGACACATCCTGATACGGGAGAGACCTTCAATTCCGTTCTCAAGCCCATCGGACAGCCGTTTACGAATAAAACGGTGAATACGAACACAGGTGTCGTGTCGGAAATTACGCTTGAACCAGCAACGCAGGAGGAGATTGATAACACCATCACGGTCATGGGTGGCGAAGATTGGTCCCTGTGGTTAAAAGCGTTGGAAGAAGCCGACCTGCTGGCTGAAGGGGTAACCACACTGGCTTACTCGTATATTGGTCCTGAGATTACGGAGGCTATTTATCGTAAAGGAACCATTGGCCAAGCTAAAAATGATTTGGAAGCCACAGCACATACGTTAACAAAGCAACTGGAGCCTTATCATGGGAAGGCCTACGTTTCAGTGAATAAAGCTTTGGTTACACAATCCAGTTCCGCTATCCCGGTTGTGCCTCTGTATATTTCCTTACTGTTTAAGGTCATGAAAGAAAAAGGACTACACGAGGGATGTATTGAGCAGGCGCAACGTCTGTTCGAGACGTTATACAATGGGTCCACAGTGGAAACGGACGAAGAAGGGCGCATTCGTCTGGATAACTGGGAAATGAGAGAGGATGTGCAGCAAGCTGTTAAAGCGGCTTGGTCTGAGATCACTACCGAAAACGTATCCGAACTGGGTGATCTTGAACAATACCGTCTGGATTTCCTTCAATTGTTTGGATTCGGTTTTGATGAAATTGATTATGAACTGGACGTTGATCCAAAAGTTTAA